The Dasypus novemcinctus isolate mDasNov1 chromosome 2, mDasNov1.1.hap2, whole genome shotgun sequence genome includes a region encoding these proteins:
- the P4HA2 gene encoding prolyl 4-hydroxylase subunit alpha-2 isoform X1: MKLRASMLLAWFGVVGCVRAEFFTSIGHMTDLIYAEKDLVQSLKEYILVEEAKLSKIKSWANKLESLTSKSAADPEGYLAHPVNAYKLVKRLNTDWPALHDLVLQDSATGFLANLTVQRQFFPTDEDETGAAKALMRLQDTYRLDTDTISKGELPGTKYQATLSVDDCFGMGRLAYNEGDYYHTVLWMEQVLKQLDAGEEASTTKAQVLDYLSYAVFQLGDMHRALELTRRLLSLDPSHERAGGNLRYFERLLEEEREKLLSNQTTEAEPTTQEGIYERPADYLPERDVYESLCRGEGVKLTPRRQKRLFCRYHHGNRTPQLLIAPFKEEDEWDSPHIVRYYDIMSDEEIERIKEIAKPKLARATVRDPKTGVLTVASYRVSKSSWLEENDDPVVAQVNRRMEHITGLTVKTAELLQVANYGMGGQYEPHFDFSRNHEQDVFKHLGTGNRVATFLNYMSDVEAGGATVFPDLGAAIWPKKGTAVFWYNLLRSGEGDYRTRHAACPVLVGCKWVSNKWFHERGQEFLRPCGSTEVD, from the exons GACACATGACAGACCTGATTTATGCAGAGAAAGACCTGGTACAGTCTCTGAAGGAGTACATCCTTGTGGAAGAAGCCAAGCTTTCCAAGATCAAGAG TTGGGCCAACAAATTGGAATCTCTCACCAGCAAGTCAGCTGCTGACCCTGAGGGCTATCTGGCCCACCCTGTGAATGCCTACAAACTGGTGAAGCGGCTGAACACAGACTGGCCGGCGCTGCACGACCTCGTCCTGCAGGACTCAGCCACAG GCTTTCTTGCCAACCTCACAGTGCAGCGGCAATTCTTCCCCACTGACGAGGATGAAACAGGAGCTGCCAAGGCCCTGATGAGGCTTCAGGACACGTACCGGCTGGACACAGACACGATTTCCAAAGGGGAGCTTCCAG GAACCAAATACCAGGCAACACTGAGTGTGGACGACTGCTTTGGGATGGGCCGCTTGGCCTACAATGAAGGAGACTATTATCATACAGTCTTGTGGATGGAGCAAGTGCTGAAGCAGCTTGATGCAGGGGAGGAGGCCAGCACAACCAAGGCCCAGGTGCTTGACTACCTCAGCTATGCTGTCTTCCAGCTGGGAGACATGCACCGGGCCCTGGAGCTCACCCGCCGCCTGCTCTCCCTTG ACCCAAGCCATGAACGGGCTGGAGGGAATCTGCGGTACTTTGAACGGTTgttagaggaagaaagagaaaaactgttatCCAATCAGACGACAGAAGCTGAGCCAACCACCCAGGAAGGCATCTATGAGAGGCCTGCGGACTACCTGCCCGAGAGGGATGTCTATGAGAGCCTCTGTCGTGGGGAGGGTGTCAAACTG ACACCCCGGAGGCAGAAGAGGCTTTTCTGTAGATATCACCATGGCAACAGGACTCCCCAGCTGCTCATCGCCCCCTTTAAAGAGGAAGATGAGTGGGATAGCCCACACATCGTGCGGTACTATGACATCATGTCTGACGAGGAAATCGAGAGGATCAAGGAGATTGCGAAACCCAAA CTTGCACGAGCCACTGTGCGTGATCCCAAGACAGGTGTCCTCACTGTTGCCAGCTACCGGGTTTCTAAAAG CTCCTGGCTAGAGGAGAACGATGACCctgttgtggctcaagtgaatcgTCGGATGGAGCATATCACAGGGCTGACAGTAAAGACTGCAGAACTGTTGCAG GTTGCTAATTATGGAATGGGAGGACAGTATGAGCCACACTTTGACTTCTCTAGG AACCATGAGCAAGATGTTTTCAAGCATTTAGGGACGGGGAATCGTGTGGCCACGTTCTTAAACTAC ATGAGTGATGTAGAAGCTGGTGGTGCCACTGTCTTCCCTGATCTGGGGGCTGCAATTTGGCCTAAGAAG GGCACAGCCGTGTTCTGGTACAACCTCCTGCGGAGTGGGGAAGGCGACTACCGGACAAGACATGCTGCCTGCCCCGTGCTTGTGGGCTGCAAGTGGG TCTCCAATAAATGGTTCCATGAACGAGGACAGGAATTCTTGCGGCCTTGTGGATCCACAGAAGTTGACTGA
- the P4HA2 gene encoding prolyl 4-hydroxylase subunit alpha-2 isoform X2 produces the protein MKLRASMLLAWFGVVGCVRAEFFTSIGHMTDLIYAEKDLVQSLKEYILVEEAKLSKIKSWANKLESLTSKSAADPEGYLAHPVNAYKLVKRLNTDWPALHDLVLQDSATGFLANLTVQRQFFPTDEDETGAAKALMRLQDTYRLDTDTISKGELPGTKYQATLSVDDCFGMGRLAYNEGDYYHTVLWMEQVLKQLDAGEEASTTKAQVLDYLSYAVFQLGDMHRALELTRRLLSLDPSHERAGGNLRYFERLLEEEREKLLSNQTTEAEPTTQEGIYERPADYLPERDVYESLCRGEGVKLTPRRQKRLFCRYHHGNRTPQLLIAPFKEEDEWDSPHIVRYYDIMSDEEIERIKEIAKPKLARATVRDPKTGVLTVASYRVSKSSWLEENDDPVVAQVNRRMEHITGLTVKTAELLQVANYGMGGQYEPHFDFSRRPFDSGLKTEGNRLATFLNYMSDVEAGGATVFPDLGAAIWPKKGTAVFWYNLLRSGEGDYRTRHAACPVLVGCKWVSNKWFHERGQEFLRPCGSTEVD, from the exons GACACATGACAGACCTGATTTATGCAGAGAAAGACCTGGTACAGTCTCTGAAGGAGTACATCCTTGTGGAAGAAGCCAAGCTTTCCAAGATCAAGAG TTGGGCCAACAAATTGGAATCTCTCACCAGCAAGTCAGCTGCTGACCCTGAGGGCTATCTGGCCCACCCTGTGAATGCCTACAAACTGGTGAAGCGGCTGAACACAGACTGGCCGGCGCTGCACGACCTCGTCCTGCAGGACTCAGCCACAG GCTTTCTTGCCAACCTCACAGTGCAGCGGCAATTCTTCCCCACTGACGAGGATGAAACAGGAGCTGCCAAGGCCCTGATGAGGCTTCAGGACACGTACCGGCTGGACACAGACACGATTTCCAAAGGGGAGCTTCCAG GAACCAAATACCAGGCAACACTGAGTGTGGACGACTGCTTTGGGATGGGCCGCTTGGCCTACAATGAAGGAGACTATTATCATACAGTCTTGTGGATGGAGCAAGTGCTGAAGCAGCTTGATGCAGGGGAGGAGGCCAGCACAACCAAGGCCCAGGTGCTTGACTACCTCAGCTATGCTGTCTTCCAGCTGGGAGACATGCACCGGGCCCTGGAGCTCACCCGCCGCCTGCTCTCCCTTG ACCCAAGCCATGAACGGGCTGGAGGGAATCTGCGGTACTTTGAACGGTTgttagaggaagaaagagaaaaactgttatCCAATCAGACGACAGAAGCTGAGCCAACCACCCAGGAAGGCATCTATGAGAGGCCTGCGGACTACCTGCCCGAGAGGGATGTCTATGAGAGCCTCTGTCGTGGGGAGGGTGTCAAACTG ACACCCCGGAGGCAGAAGAGGCTTTTCTGTAGATATCACCATGGCAACAGGACTCCCCAGCTGCTCATCGCCCCCTTTAAAGAGGAAGATGAGTGGGATAGCCCACACATCGTGCGGTACTATGACATCATGTCTGACGAGGAAATCGAGAGGATCAAGGAGATTGCGAAACCCAAA CTTGCACGAGCCACTGTGCGTGATCCCAAGACAGGTGTCCTCACTGTTGCCAGCTACCGGGTTTCTAAAAG CTCCTGGCTAGAGGAGAACGATGACCctgttgtggctcaagtgaatcgTCGGATGGAGCATATCACAGGGCTGACAGTAAAGACTGCAGAACTGTTGCAG GTTGCTAATTATGGAATGGGAGGACAGTATGAGCCACACTTTGACTTCTCTAGG CGACCTTTTGACAGCGGCCTCAAAACGGAGGGAAATAGGTTAGCGACGTTTCTTAACTAT ATGAGTGATGTAGAAGCTGGTGGTGCCACTGTCTTCCCTGATCTGGGGGCTGCAATTTGGCCTAAGAAG GGCACAGCCGTGTTCTGGTACAACCTCCTGCGGAGTGGGGAAGGCGACTACCGGACAAGACATGCTGCCTGCCCCGTGCTTGTGGGCTGCAAGTGGG TCTCCAATAAATGGTTCCATGAACGAGGACAGGAATTCTTGCGGCCTTGTGGATCCACAGAAGTTGACTGA